One Xyrauchen texanus isolate HMW12.3.18 chromosome 46, RBS_HiC_50CHRs, whole genome shotgun sequence DNA segment encodes these proteins:
- the LOC127638481 gene encoding zinc finger protein 319-like codes for MTEAWQQHAVAPPPVVHTIPPGADALGCTVYGIVLQPDTALQQQQQQQSQQQQQQHHSQQHNQQQHPAQAQQPSLHVGNEGGHKCGACGHDISHLANPHEHQCMVSQDRSFQCTQCLKIFHQATDLLEHQCVQVEQKPFVCGVCKMGFSLLTSLAQHHNAHNSSNPMKCSICEKTYRPGSSGNATPTSSTGNPGQPSTDEASSSGSTAVGTSGQPTFEPSQPDRPYKCSVCSKGFRHLSELTRHERVHTGEKPFKCETCDKSFSQSSHLAHHQRTHSSERPFKCAVCEKSFKHRSHLVRHMYAHSGEHLFKCNLCELHFKESSELLHHQCQPQGARPFRCATCGKGFKRPSDLRQHERTHSEERPFHCEDCQMSFKQQYALVRHRRTHKASADRPFKCNLCDKGFLQPSHLLYHQHVHGMDNLFKCASCGKGFSQSGELLRHKCGESSSTPTNPDKPYKCDVCGKAYKKATTLQRHQNSHCTEKPLKCSLCDRRFLSSSEFVQHRCDPSREKPLKCPDCEKRFKYSSEMQRHRRVHTGEKPYKCASCDKGFKQREHLAKHQSVHARDAQFKCVWCGERFVDLGALQEHTVLHTAEGEGYPVSSLIQ; via the coding sequence ATGACGGAGGCGTGGCAGCAGCATGCTGTTGCCCCGCCTCCAGTGGTGCATACCATACCGCCAGGGGCAGATGCCCTGGGGTGCACTGTCTATGGCATTGTcctccagcctgacacagcactgcagcaacaacagcagcaacagtcccagcagcaacagcagcagcatcacAGTCAACAGCACAACCAGCAGCAGCATCCGGCACAAGCGCAGCAGCCTTCCTTGCACGTAGGGAATGAGGGCGGGCACAAGTGTGGTGCATGCGGCCACGACATCTCCCATCTGGCTAATCCACATGAGCACCAGTGCATGGTGAGCCAAGACCGTTCTTTTCAGTGCACGCAGTGTCTGAAGATCTTCCACCAAGCCACTGACCTCTTGGAGCACCAGTGTGTGCAGGTGGAACAGAAACCCTTTGTGTGTGGAGTGTGCAAGATGGGCTTCTCCTTGCTAACTTCGCTAGCGCAGCATCACAATGCCCATAACAGCAGCAATCCCATGAAGTGCTCTATATGTGAAAAAACTTATCGGCCAGGCTCCTCGGGAAATGCCACGCCCACATCATCTACTGGCAACCCAGGACAGCCATCCACCGATGAAGCATCATCCAGTGGGAGCACTGCCGTTGGGACATCCGGCCAACCTACTTTCGAGCCTTCACAACCTGACAGGCCCTATAAATGTTCGGTGTGCTCCAAGGGCTTCCGTCATTTGTCCGAGCTCACCCGTCACGAGCGTGTCCACACAGGGGAGAAGCCATTTAAATGTGAAACATGTGACAAAAGCTTTAGCCAGTCCTCTCATCTAGCCCACCATCAGCGTACCCACAGCTCCGAACGGCCGTTCAAGTGTGCCGTGTGTGAGAAGAGCTTCAAGCACCGCTCTCACCTGGTCCGTCATATGTACGCCCACTCCGGCGAGCACCTGTTCAAGTGCAACCTCTGCGAGTTGCATTTCAAAGAGTCTTCCGAGCTGCTGCACCACCAGTGTCAGCCGCAAGGTGCTCGGCCGTTTCGGTGCGCCACGTGCGGGAAGGGCTTCAAGCGTCCGTCTGACTTGAGACAGCACGAACGCACCCACTCAGAAGAACGTCCGTTCCACTGTGAAGATTGCCAGATGAGCTTTAAGCAACAATACGCCCTGGTGCGGCATCGACGCACACACAAGGCCTCTGCCGACCGTCCCTTCAAATGCAACCTTTGCGACAAGGGCTTCCTGCAGCCATCCCACCTTTTGTACCACCAGCACGTTCACGGTATGGACAACCTCTTCAAGTGCGCCTCCTGCGGCAAGGGCTTCAGTCAATCTGGGGAGCTTCTTCGTCACAAATGTGGTGAGTCCTCCTCGACACCCACAAATCCAGACAAGCCCTACAAGTGTGACGTGTGTGGAAAGGCTTATAAAAAGGCAACTACACTACAGCGACATCAGAATTCGCACTGCACCGAGAAGCCCCTCAAATGTTCGCTGTGTGACCGCCGCTTCCTGTCCTCTTCAGAGTTCGTACAGCACCGATGCGACCCATCCAGGGAGAAGCCCTTGAAATGTCCTGACTGTGAGAAGCGCTTCAAGTACTCCTCGGAGATGCAGCGGCACAGACGTGTCCACACCGGAGAGAAGCCCTACAAGTGTGCCAGTTGTGACAAGGGCTTCAAGCAGCGTGAGCACCTGGCCAAGCATCAAAGTGTGCATGCGAGAGACGCTCAGTTCAAATGTGTGTGGTGTGGGGAGCGTTTTGTCGATCTTGGAGCTCTTCAGGAGCATACAGTTCTGCACACGGCCGAAGGTGAGGGCTACCCTGTGTCCTCTCTTATTCAGTAA
- the ccdc113 gene encoding coiled-coil domain-containing protein 113, translating into MATFTIATMAETDSKTDADSKQTVELREDLKRSNALLQAEIDMFERYISRMDPQAGSETSASQEMGTSRGRKNRVRTPERQQLLTLEQKFDVAQSMHKQLIQDLKRLQHSSERALDNYKATLEEADIHLAEVKKECLNFDFDIGKALRDKTCVTMSAEKVIRYTEDSIRAKDSLIEKLHRKNVALLALKRKLQLQLKQQEEMAEGLTALDFEHLKIENIKSRKRMDEQNHEHLNLKLLAGKTLQTLNSKKEKLHTLTNESDALSSDIASRMKLLVKIEEETKQAEEERNKAEALNRKLRRQLADFCVPHVLEYIKVKESHSQLENNVKALERKVEIAEMALKTYSKAWDKLRIAAGAGPARAQQAALDVELCGL; encoded by the exons ATGGCAACCTTTACCATCGCAACCATGGCAGAGACGGACAGTAAAACCGACGCTGATTCAAAACAAACTGTTGAACTTAGGGAGGATTTAAA ACGCTCCAATGCATTGCTACAAGCAGAGATCGATATGTTTGAGCGCTATATTAGTAGGATGGATCCACAGGCAGGATCAGAGACTTCAGCGTCGCAGGAGATGGGAACG AGTCGAGGAAGGAAGAATAGAGTCCGAACTCCAGAGAGGCAACAGCTCCTGACACTCGAACAGAAATTTGACGTCGCCCAAAGCATGCATAAACAGTTGATCCAGGATCTGAAGAGACTTCAACACAGTTCAGAGAGAGCACTGGACAATTACAAG GCAACTCTGGAGGAAGCTGATATCCACTTGGCAGAGGTTAAAAAAGAATGTCTTAATTTTGATTTTGACATTGGTAAAGCATTGCGGGACAAGACATGTGTGACGATGAGTGCTGAGAAGGTCATCAGATACACTGAGGATAGTATAAGGGCCAAG GACAGCCTGATTGAGAAGTTGCATCGGAAGAATGTTGCACTCCTTGCACTAAAGAGAAAATTGCAACTGCAGCTAAAACAACAGGAGGAGATGGCTGAGGGGTTGACAGCGTTGGACTTTGAACACCTCAAGATTGAGAACATCAAATCTCGAAAACGAATGGATGAACAAAACCACGAACATCTTAATCTCAAACTGCTTGCAGGGAAAACCTTGCAGACCTTGAACTCTAAAAAG GAGAAGCTTCATACCTTGACAAATGaatcagatgctctgagcagcgaCATTGCTTCACGTATGAAGCTACTGGTTAAGATTGAGGAAGAGACCAAGCAAGCAGAGGag GAGCGCAACAAAGCAGAGGCTCTGAATAGGAAGTTGAGGCGCCAGTTGGCTGACTTTTGCGTTCCACATGTTTTAGAATATATCAAAGTTAAAGAATCCCACAGCCAGTTGGAGAACAATGTAAAAGCATTGGAACGCAAGGTGGAGATTGCTGAG ATGGCATTAAAAACATACTCTAAAGCCTGGGACAAGCTTCGCATTGCTGCTGGAGCTGGACCAGCACGTGCACAACAAGCAGCACTAGATGTGGAATTGTGTGGGCTTTGA